GATATTTTGGAAGAGTAACGAGTTTCTTATGGCTGCCACTGATGGACGTCTAGTGTCCTATAACCTTAGCACCcaaatgttcaagtatcttCCTATTCATGGGGTGGAAGATCCACCATATATTCAAGCCGTTGTTTATGTAAATAGTATTGTTTCGGTCCATGCAAGCAACAAACTTGAGGGCATAAATAACTCTAGCTAGTCCAATAGGCAATAAGGAAGATTTCAGAACTACATAATGATGACATTttcaactccaaaaaaaaaaaatgacggcTTCCTCtacatatttatattttttttgaaagattCTGATATAAGGATTGTTTGTTCTTTGCAGCATGTGAACAATTATTATTGTAGTTAGAGTTTGAGCCTATTTCGATGATGGTGTTCTTCACTACTGGTTTTCTCAAAATCTCAAACCTTATCTTTTCGATATATGAATTTTAAATGGTTGAAAAAAATATATGCCATTCtcagaaagtaaaaaaaataaatcaatttgCAAGTAAGTCACTTGGAAAGTTGAAATAGTTGGAACCGCTATGGTTCTTGTGCATATGCGTATTCCTTGTTTTGCACTTCACTTCTGCTGTTAGCAAAAAAACCCCATTGGTCTTTTGTTTTTGAAGCTAGACAGATCGAGAAAATTCGAGCTTCAAATAATAAAAACTACATAACCCCCTAGGGATGGGAAAAAAAATGACCAACAACTTGAAGCCAACCTAGATTGCTTtaacagataaaaaaaaattaatgcttTCGTGAATaccttttgtatttgttttttgtAACTTGCTTTTCATATTGGTCTCGTACTACTGTTCACTGTTATTTACCATCAACAAACTCCTGGAACTTTGGAAGTGACCTAAGAGCTAGTTTGAGATTactgtggattttttttttaggatatgagaataatcagctaCGTTTTtggctccttataacttttggtacctgacaaaaaaaatatatcaatacggtacctgaagTTCTTTGCCCGACCGAGGATTGGTACATAtggccgttagctccgttacctAGTCTGCCAGCTGGCAATTTTGATcataaaatgaccaatttaccctttattctttttctgttttgttttttcctcaaattttttttcctcagttctcctccatttttgtaattttcaagCTTCTTTTCATGGAATTACAAACCAAATTGATGCGAATCCTTCTGGGTTTTTACTACTCTTTGCATCACGAATCCATTGAGGTATGTTTTGAATCTTATGGTTTAATCTTGTGAGAATTCCCAAAATGTTGAATTTCTAGAGTTCTTGATGAATTTTCAAATTCGGGTAACGAATTGATTCGACCGAACATTGGGTATTGCTCTACTGTGTCTTACATTGATTCAAACGCATCATCTTCTCCAGACCATTGCCAAAAGAAGAAACCCAGAATTAGGGCATATTAACTTCATTTCTTGGATGCCTAAATAATGGCCTTGTTTCAGACTTTCAGTACATAAGCTATTTGGAATAGCTAGCAAACAAAACAGATAGCTGGGCCATAAGGAAGACTAAAATATCTCTAGCTAACAATGCAGCTATACTCCTTGGATCTGGAGGCAATGCAAAAGAAACAGAGGCAATGAATTTATGCTCCTTGTAATGGCCGCACTAGAGTCACACAGTCTCTCACACACTCTAGAACCTTGATTTCATTAACGGTCAAATTCCGATAAGGGGCCGAGAGCAAATGGATTAAGCTGACCCATTGCCATGGCCTCGTGAGCCACCGCCTTCCTCTGCAACCACGCCGCCGCATTAACCTCACCTTACTCGCCTCGAAAGACCAGAACCATCGCAAGAAGCCTTCGGAGGTGGAAGAGTTCTCTCAGACCAACCACCATCACTGCCAATCAGGACCAGAAGACGGCGTTGCAGTACATGAAGCTCGGCAACTCGGACCTTGAAATTAGCGAAATCACTCTAGGCACAATGACGTTTGGTGAGTAAAACTCGGAGAAATCTGCCTCCACGCGTCCACCATCGCCGTTTCTTTAGGTGGTTACCCTCCACCACCGGCCGTTCAGACCTGggtttcttctaaaaaaaaaaaaaaaaaaaaaaaaagggacctgGGTTGCTTGAGCCCAATACAAAACACAGCAGATGGCTAACGGAGGAGGCGTCTTCCACCATCGGATCGTCATTGTTTTAGGGCTTCTTGTCCAtagactcttcttcttcttgttcttgtagTTCAACCTTGGGGCTTTCTGGGGTTGAAGGCGATaggaacagagagagagagagagagagagagagagagagagagagagatatgcttaaaaaaaaaaagcaaaaaattaaGGCATGAAATGACGAAAATACCCTTAAAAAATTGCCAGCAGACAGACTaagtaacggagctaacggccaTATGTACCAATCCTCGGTCGGGCAAAGAActtcaggtaccgtattgatatattttttttgtcaggtaccaaaagttataaggagccaaagacggggtaccgtacggaccattttccctaaattaaaacaatttcatGTTTGTTAAATAATacttttaaaagtgttgtcagtacataaaacagcttctaaaagtaatctttgagttgcttctaaaatctgctgtctGTGACTGATAATTTTTAATTAAagctattttttatttatttaccaaacacaatataatctaaaattttagataaaaatttatttttctaaaaGCGAAGCAATTTTAAACGGGGCATAGAACTGCTCTTTCATTGTATAGTAGGTTTATATTGATATCATTCCAAGTGATGTTAGAGTGATCCGACTGATCTCAACTATTATGTTATGACGTTACTGACATGTGGTTGGTAACTTAGCTCAACTAGATTAATTTATGACATGTctccaatctttttttttttttcttattcaaaGTTGATTAATTATACAACAAAAATATATGAGATTAATTAGACCCGTTTTTATCATCGCAAAAGGATAGGTCCAATCAATTTAAATGGACCTATTCGTTGGGGTACTTCTATATCTATGCATGCCTCAACCTTTGGTCTTCTTAACTGAAATCATACTATTTACGCAAACAACAGCATGGATGTATTGGGGATCTTCCACGCCATGAATCGGAAGATACTTGATAGTTTTGTTACCAAGGTGATAGGAGACCACACGTCCATCAGAGATAACCAAAAGAAGCTCATCACTCTTCCAAAATACCAATGGAATCTCGCATTCTATAGGTCCAATGACCAAGTGTTTTGTCCATGAACCTTTAATCCCACTAGAGTCATCCATTACCCATATATCGAAGGATTTAGGACCATCTCCTATGCAAGAAATAAGAGCAACAGATTCTTTCCACACAGCAAGGAACTTAATAATACCGTCTCTGGCACAAATACCATCTGGAATCGGTATCTCTTCAAATGTCTCTTCACTCATATCAAATGCAAAGATGGCTTCCTTATCCGCTCCTGGAGTAGGATAAGTCAGTGCACTCCAATAATAAATTCC
Above is a genomic segment from Rosa chinensis cultivar Old Blush chromosome 3, RchiOBHm-V2, whole genome shotgun sequence containing:
- the LOC112193994 gene encoding F-box/kelch-repeat protein At3g06240 yields the protein MGKLCKLSEEMVGQFLSRLPPKALMRFKCIHKSWSSLLLPRRHPEDDDGIESDVNAVGFGYDSKTQDYKIVRVITYITGIAYTLPSKAEVYTLSSHSWREIKIDKECHVFWTPSFEIHFRGIYYWSALTYPTPGADKEAIFAFDMSEETFEEIPIPDGICARDGIIKFLAVWKESVALISCIGDGPKSFDIWVMDDSSGIKGSWTKHLVIGPIECEIPLVFWKSDELLLVISDGRVVSYHLGNKTIKYLPIHGVEDPQYIHAVVCVNSMISVKKTKG